One Natronosalvus rutilus DNA window includes the following coding sequences:
- a CDS encoding DUF21 domain-containing protein: MSTYLFLVPSLIAVVILLSLSAFFSSSESAIFSLPDEWVETTPEDSTRDSRTLQQLRANPHRLLVTLLVGNNLVNIAITSIITLLVARFVPPGFAVVIATLSVSVLILVFGEIVPKSYGLGHAESWSLRVARPISYVESALGPLVALFDTVTRWLTTLIGGDPHVEKPYLDD, from the coding sequence ATGAGTACATACTTGTTCTTGGTACCGTCCCTTATCGCAGTCGTAATTCTATTGTCATTGAGTGCATTCTTTTCCAGCAGTGAGTCAGCGATCTTTTCGCTCCCGGATGAATGGGTGGAGACTACTCCCGAGGACAGTACACGAGATAGTCGCACGCTCCAACAACTCCGTGCGAACCCGCATCGACTCCTCGTCACACTGCTAGTTGGGAACAACCTCGTTAACATCGCCATCACCAGCATCATCACACTTCTTGTTGCACGGTTCGTTCCCCCTGGGTTCGCCGTCGTAATAGCAACACTCAGCGTCAGCGTTCTAATCCTCGTCTTCGGAGAAATCGTGCCGAAATCCTACGGGCTCGGCCATGCAGAGTCCTGGAGTCTCCGCGTCGCCCGCCCGATTTCGTACGTCGAAAGCGCACTGGGTCCACTCGTTGCGTTGTTCGATACCGTCACTCGGTGGCTGACGACGCTTATTGGGGGCGACCCACATGTTGAGAAACCATATCTTGACGACTGA
- a CDS encoding ArsR/SmtB family transcription factor, producing MAQQPERLERLLEREVGECCDADVQNRIETLSQHVMNLPSNSDSDLTALKTLGNETRYTIVHLLAAADQELCVCEITPVVDVSESAISHALSDLYETGLVTRRKDGTWRYYEATERARAVLDALDTTRGQTNE from the coding sequence ATGGCTCAACAGCCGGAGCGGTTGGAGCGACTCCTCGAACGAGAGGTAGGCGAGTGTTGTGATGCGGATGTCCAAAACCGAATCGAGACGCTTAGCCAGCATGTGATGAATCTCCCTTCGAATTCCGACTCTGACCTAACCGCGTTGAAAACATTGGGGAACGAGACTCGATACACAATCGTTCACCTGCTTGCGGCTGCTGATCAAGAACTGTGTGTCTGTGAAATCACACCGGTAGTCGACGTCAGCGAGAGTGCGATCAGTCACGCTCTCTCCGACCTCTACGAGACGGGGCTCGTTACCCGCCGCAAGGATGGTACCTGGCGGTACTACGAAGCAACCGAACGGGCAAGAGCAGTGCTCGATGCACTCGACACGACACGAGGGCAGACCAATGAGTGA
- a CDS encoding low molecular weight phosphatase family protein, which translates to MSDEQIRVAFMCVQNAGRSQMATAYAERERDRRGLGDAVEILTGGTHPADQVHDEVVDIMQEDGFDLSTRVPREITTTDLESCDYIATMGCSTLDLDTEATGVDVRDWALTDPAGKPLDRVSEIRDEINQLVHSLFDDIENALEGQPEQ; encoded by the coding sequence ATGAGTGACGAACAGATCCGTGTCGCGTTCATGTGCGTTCAGAACGCCGGGCGCAGTCAGATGGCCACTGCGTACGCCGAACGGGAACGTGACCGGCGAGGTCTCGGTGATGCAGTAGAGATTCTCACCGGCGGTACGCACCCCGCCGATCAGGTTCACGACGAAGTTGTCGACATAATGCAGGAGGACGGCTTCGATCTCTCGACTCGCGTCCCCCGAGAAATCACGACCACGGACCTCGAGTCGTGCGACTACATCGCGACTATGGGGTGTTCCACGCTCGACCTCGACACAGAGGCCACCGGAGTAGACGTTCGAGACTGGGCACTCACTGATCCGGCTGGAAAACCGCTCGACCGAGTCAGTGAAATCCGCGATGAAATCAACCAGCTTGTCCACTCTCTGTTCGACGACATCGAGAACGCGCTCGAAGGACAGCCCGAGCAATAA
- a CDS encoding transcription initiation factor IIB encodes MATREIYESTFDEDVQTETESNQCPECDGRVTTNAIETICEDCGIVIDEQRIDHGPEWRTHDQNQRKRTGAPLTATRHDRGLSTEIGRRTDANGNELSGRKRQRLARMRREQSRGRFQSKAERNLAHGLGEVRRIASVLEFTESVCDQACHLFRSAQTEDLLRGRSIEAIAAASVYGVCRCNGLSRTLEDIADVARVKQSRVKSAYKTVNRELGLPAQPVRPSEFIPRLASELDVSDSIRQRARRLAAKAESASATTGVRPSGFAAACLYKAGRDEGQWLTQTEVAEAANVTPSTIRSHQDSLAELAL; translated from the coding sequence ATGGCAACTAGAGAGATTTACGAGTCGACGTTCGACGAAGATGTCCAGACCGAGACTGAATCGAACCAGTGTCCCGAGTGCGACGGTCGGGTCACGACCAACGCTATCGAAACTATCTGTGAGGACTGTGGGATCGTCATCGACGAGCAACGGATCGATCACGGTCCAGAATGGAGAACCCACGATCAGAACCAGCGAAAGCGGACAGGGGCTCCACTGACTGCGACACGTCATGATCGAGGGCTGTCGACGGAGATCGGTCGGAGGACCGATGCAAACGGGAACGAACTCTCCGGGCGAAAGCGTCAGCGGCTAGCCCGAATGCGCCGTGAGCAATCTCGTGGGCGATTCCAGTCGAAAGCCGAGCGAAACCTCGCACACGGCCTGGGTGAAGTCCGAAGAATCGCGAGCGTTCTCGAATTCACAGAGTCGGTTTGCGACCAGGCCTGTCACCTGTTCCGGAGCGCTCAAACTGAAGACCTGCTTCGAGGCCGATCGATCGAGGCGATAGCGGCAGCGAGCGTTTACGGTGTCTGTCGCTGTAACGGTCTCTCACGAACGCTCGAGGACATCGCCGACGTGGCACGGGTCAAGCAGTCGAGAGTCAAGAGCGCCTACAAGACGGTGAACAGAGAACTCGGACTCCCGGCCCAGCCCGTTCGTCCGAGCGAATTCATTCCCCGACTTGCGTCGGAACTCGACGTCTCTGACTCCATTCGACAGCGAGCTCGACGGTTGGCCGCAAAAGCTGAATCGGCAAGTGCCACAACGGGCGTCCGGCCCTCAGGATTTGCAGCGGCCTGTCTCTACAAAGCCGGGCGCGACGAAGGTCAGTGGCTAACGCAGACGGAGGTCGCGGAGGCTGCGAACGTCACTCCGTCAACCATCCGGTCACATCAAGACTCACTTGCTGAACTGGCCCTCTGA
- a CDS encoding RidA family protein — MARKQIAPDGLIDASSIGYNHGIVVDGTLFMSGQVGWNEEFELAGEDITSQTLKAFENVEILLEDIDRSLADVTKVTAHVVELQTNRDGFFEVWNEVFADPPYPCLTLLGPQQLAQDGLLVELEIEVPVEE; from the coding sequence ATGGCACGGAAACAGATCGCTCCAGACGGACTCATCGATGCCTCGAGTATCGGCTACAATCATGGCATCGTCGTAGATGGCACCCTCTTTATGTCCGGTCAAGTCGGTTGGAACGAGGAATTCGAACTCGCGGGAGAGGATATTACAAGCCAGACGCTCAAAGCGTTCGAGAACGTCGAGATACTCCTCGAAGACATCGATCGATCACTGGCTGATGTGACGAAAGTGACGGCGCACGTCGTCGAGCTCCAAACGAACCGAGACGGGTTCTTCGAGGTGTGGAACGAGGTATTCGCCGATCCACCGTATCCATGTCTCACGCTCCTCGGGCCACAGCAGCTCGCTCAGGACGGGTTACTCGTCGAACTCGAGATCGAGGTTCCCGTTGAGGAATAG
- a CDS encoding helix-turn-helix transcriptional regulator — protein sequence MYDLTGFQRDLLYVAAGLDEPHGLAIKDELENYYEKEIHHGRLYPNLDTLVDKGLIEKGEADRRTNIYSVTRRGRREIEDRRHWEDQYVGDLL from the coding sequence ATGTACGACCTGACCGGGTTCCAGCGTGACCTCTTGTATGTGGCCGCTGGACTAGACGAACCGCATGGACTCGCAATCAAAGACGAACTCGAGAACTACTACGAGAAAGAGATCCACCACGGTCGTCTCTACCCGAATCTTGATACCCTCGTCGACAAAGGACTGATCGAGAAAGGTGAGGCCGATCGTCGAACGAACATTTATTCCGTGACGCGCCGGGGACGTCGTGAGATCGAAGATCGACGACACTGGGAAGACCAGTACGTTGGAGACCTTCTGTGA
- a CDS encoding DNA-binding protein: MSSKNVTSNVVSVDEQAFENTDEAEVDEDGFEVVDETPEFQATVQMEVQAKVDANHPDGMVDTSDERIYGVSLEQEERIRAREAELERISAQAELGMQNGREQRTREVATKRSAERRAAFQKRAASVDPWANPERGDPRAEFTQEQLAAVNRQSMRLAEKLDGWSRAAIGRRLAEAVVGGKDLMSAVVGVYEELETAPGQVVPIGKLEEINRKEVSIEGRVEVLWEPSSPAIQQVGLIEDESGKTKLTVWEKSNQPWIEESERVRIHGAAKNWYNGRVSVALTGWSTLHFPERGRWWE; encoded by the coding sequence ATGTCAAGTAAGAACGTTACCAGTAATGTAGTTTCGGTCGATGAACAGGCATTCGAAAACACGGACGAAGCGGAGGTCGATGAAGATGGCTTCGAGGTCGTCGACGAGACACCCGAGTTCCAGGCGACGGTGCAGATGGAGGTGCAGGCGAAGGTGGATGCCAACCACCCGGACGGGATGGTCGACACCAGTGACGAGCGGATCTACGGTGTGAGCCTCGAGCAGGAAGAGCGCATTCGGGCGCGGGAGGCCGAACTGGAGCGGATCAGTGCCCAGGCCGAACTCGGGATGCAGAACGGTCGGGAGCAACGGACGCGAGAGGTCGCGACGAAGCGCAGTGCTGAGCGGCGTGCTGCGTTCCAGAAGCGGGCAGCAAGCGTGGACCCATGGGCGAACCCGGAACGGGGCGATCCTCGTGCAGAGTTCACCCAGGAGCAGCTGGCGGCGGTGAACAGACAGTCGATGCGGCTGGCCGAGAAGCTGGATGGATGGTCGCGAGCGGCAATCGGGCGGCGTTTGGCCGAAGCCGTCGTTGGTGGGAAAGACCTGATGAGTGCGGTCGTCGGGGTGTACGAGGAGCTGGAAACGGCGCCGGGACAGGTGGTTCCCATCGGAAAGCTCGAAGAGATCAATCGCAAAGAGGTGAGCATCGAGGGTCGTGTCGAGGTGCTTTGGGAGCCATCGAGCCCGGCCATTCAACAGGTCGGACTCATCGAGGACGAAAGTGGGAAAACGAAGCTGACGGTCTGGGAGAAATCGAATCAACCCTGGATCGAAGAAAGCGAGCGCGTTCGCATTCACGGCGCGGCGAAGAACTGGTACAACGGGCGCGTCTCAGTAGCACTCACTGGGTGGTCAACCCTTCATTTCCCTGAGCGCGGCCGCTGGTGGGAGTAG
- a CDS encoding type II toxin-antitoxin system PemK/MazF family toxin — protein MSYQRGDVVWGPDPFKSGENPRPWLILNNDTHPFGDEQYMTVTLTTTPHDETVPIEDSDWVEGGMPRQSYASPWSVSSPKHAALIRRQGRLDESFVQTVIDELETYLDPPADTQ, from the coding sequence ATGAGCTATCAGCGCGGGGACGTCGTCTGGGGACCGGATCCGTTCAAGTCGGGTGAGAACCCGCGTCCGTGGCTGATCCTGAACAACGACACGCACCCGTTCGGCGACGAACAGTACATGACGGTCACGCTGACGACCACTCCTCACGACGAAACGGTCCCAATCGAGGATTCCGACTGGGTGGAGGGTGGAATGCCACGCCAGAGCTACGCCTCGCCCTGGTCGGTTTCGTCACCGAAGCACGCTGCACTCATCCGTCGACAGGGTCGTCTCGATGAATCGTTCGTCCAGACCGTCATCGACGAGCTGGAAACGTATCTCGACCCGCCAGCCGACACTCAGTAG
- a CDS encoding MarR family transcriptional regulator, with amino-acid sequence MPIDIETFESSPEDRLQHSGETNADCVMRFLAAHPDQAFTQSEIRDATDVKAGSISVVLSRLEDRGLVRHKGTYWALGEDDDVAAHISMLESTRAANDRFGEEDMDEWLEHAVDDEDEATE; translated from the coding sequence ATGCCAATCGACATCGAGACGTTCGAATCCTCTCCCGAGGACCGCCTCCAGCACTCCGGAGAGACGAACGCCGATTGCGTCATGCGGTTTCTCGCCGCCCATCCCGATCAGGCGTTCACCCAGAGCGAGATTCGGGATGCGACCGACGTCAAAGCGGGGAGCATCAGCGTCGTCCTCTCCCGACTCGAGGATCGGGGACTTGTCCGGCACAAGGGCACCTATTGGGCACTCGGTGAAGATGACGACGTCGCGGCGCACATTAGCATGCTCGAGAGTACGCGGGCGGCCAATGACCGCTTCGGCGAGGAGGACATGGACGAGTGGTTGGAGCACGCGGTCGACGACGAGGACGAGGCGACTGAATGA